One Parasphingorhabdus cellanae genomic region harbors:
- a CDS encoding flagellar basal body L-ring protein FlgH, which yields MSAEPGFVGAVADPLPAPPPAAANGAIFQQASGYAALTSGMRASMKGDIITILLVENTSASKSNSASKDRGGSISLNPPTTGLLSLFSPSDVATSGSQNFSGTGNASQSNSLQGQVSVTVAESYANGTMLVRGQKMTSLNRGDEHVQFSGLIRAIDVSSDNTIPSTKVANARIIYGGSGEIASASKQGWLQKFFSFISPF from the coding sequence ATGTCAGCCGAGCCCGGCTTTGTCGGCGCTGTAGCCGACCCCTTGCCCGCACCACCACCAGCGGCAGCCAATGGCGCAATTTTCCAGCAAGCATCTGGCTATGCTGCGCTCACCAGCGGAATGCGAGCCAGCATGAAAGGGGACATTATCACCATCCTTCTGGTCGAAAATACGTCCGCTTCCAAATCTAACAGCGCATCCAAAGATCGTGGTGGCAGCATTTCGCTAAATCCGCCGACAACCGGCCTATTATCACTATTTTCGCCCAGTGATGTTGCGACCAGTGGCTCGCAAAATTTTTCGGGCACCGGCAACGCGTCCCAATCGAACTCGCTGCAAGGACAGGTCAGCGTCACAGTGGCCGAAAGCTACGCCAACGGAACGATGTTGGTCCGCGGACAGAAGATGACTTCACTCAACCGCGGCGATGAACATGTCCAGTTTAGCGGACTGATCCGCGCGATCGATGTCTCGTCGGACAACACAATTCCATCGACCAAAGTCGCCAATGCGCGGATCATTTACGGCGGCTCGGGCGAAATTGCATCGGCGAGCAAACAGGGCTGGCTGCAAAAATTCTTCTCTTTCATTTCCCCCTTTTAG
- a CDS encoding flagellin, protein MESINRTRPADAIQRQSELTTLIGQTQESIATGIKLNRPSESPSSWVEISSIGRKTTIEDSWLNNIGRARILAQQAQSTFDTISNGVVRARELMVLANNETLAPQDRDVIALELESLREQFNQLTQAKDSYGGQLFYTGDPIQVRIDNGILVTPTPPQQAVSQDIDIGGGATDSLDAIMANMITAVRTGTQAERAQQLDRVESLTDHFSGLLASQGLMVNRLDEQEDRIKLSQISSIERRSNLENTDIAEAISRFQSLLVNLEAAQRLYAQSESTSLISLIG, encoded by the coding sequence ATGGAATCGATCAATAGAACCAGGCCAGCAGATGCTATTCAGCGACAGAGCGAGCTGACCACGCTCATCGGCCAGACTCAAGAATCCATTGCGACCGGGATCAAGTTGAACCGGCCGTCAGAATCGCCTTCCAGCTGGGTCGAAATCTCCAGTATCGGCAGAAAGACAACGATTGAGGACTCGTGGTTGAACAATATCGGGCGTGCCCGTATTTTGGCACAACAGGCACAATCGACGTTCGATACAATATCCAATGGTGTCGTGCGGGCCCGGGAATTGATGGTGCTTGCAAACAATGAAACACTCGCACCGCAGGATCGGGATGTTATCGCTCTTGAACTTGAAAGCCTTCGCGAACAGTTTAACCAACTGACTCAGGCAAAAGACAGCTATGGCGGTCAACTATTTTATACCGGTGACCCCATTCAGGTGCGCATCGATAACGGCATATTGGTCACACCTACGCCGCCACAACAGGCGGTCTCTCAGGATATCGACATTGGCGGCGGCGCTACTGATAGTCTTGACGCAATCATGGCCAACATGATTACAGCCGTCCGAACCGGTACACAAGCAGAGCGCGCGCAGCAATTGGATCGGGTAGAGAGCCTGACAGATCATTTTTCAGGCCTGCTCGCGAGCCAGGGATTAATGGTGAATAGGTTGGATGAACAGGAAGACCGGATAAAGCTGTCGCAGATCAGTTCGATCGAACGGCGCTCAAATCTTGAGAATACAGATATTGCCGAGGCCATATCCCGTTTTCAATCTCTGCTGGTTAATTTGGAAGCGGCGCAGCGGCTTTATGCTCAGTCAGAGAGCACGTCATTAATTAGCCTTATCGGCTGA
- a CDS encoding flagellar motor protein MotB, translating into MAKKAAPEPVQPIIVKKIIMEEHSGHHGGAWKVAYADFVTAMMAFFLLMWLLGATDEKQRKGIADYFAPTLAQVKRDSAGGKGMFGGSSVTDPDKYPHPASNSGTAAMSVPRNTIGVDDERKGRDGGKEGKAKSITAKEFEERIREQLKNDPANLKLLSNVRFTDTKEGLRIDIIDEADFSMFALATDKLKSRATELIGQVAKIIDTVDNELIIRGHTDSLPYASGKSMNNWLLSSGRAEATMQELVRQGVSIDRMARIEGVADTEPYNPQDRMDDRNRRISITMKTS; encoded by the coding sequence ATGGCCAAGAAAGCTGCTCCGGAGCCAGTTCAACCAATCATTGTCAAAAAGATCATCATGGAAGAACATAGCGGCCATCATGGCGGTGCATGGAAAGTCGCCTATGCTGACTTTGTGACAGCGATGATGGCGTTTTTCCTGTTGATGTGGTTGCTGGGCGCGACCGATGAAAAACAGCGGAAGGGCATTGCCGATTATTTCGCACCGACTCTGGCACAAGTGAAGCGTGATAGCGCGGGCGGGAAAGGCATGTTCGGCGGCTCGTCCGTTACAGATCCTGACAAATATCCTCACCCAGCGAGCAATAGCGGAACAGCCGCAATGTCAGTACCTCGCAATACGATAGGTGTCGACGATGAAAGAAAAGGCAGAGATGGCGGCAAAGAGGGTAAAGCCAAGTCAATCACGGCCAAAGAATTTGAAGAACGTATTCGTGAACAACTCAAAAATGATCCGGCCAACCTCAAATTGCTCTCCAACGTGCGCTTTACCGATACCAAAGAAGGGTTGCGGATCGACATTATAGACGAGGCCGATTTCAGCATGTTCGCATTGGCGACTGACAAGCTGAAATCCCGTGCCACGGAGCTTATCGGGCAAGTTGCCAAAATCATCGATACAGTCGACAATGAACTCATTATCCGCGGCCATACAGACAGCCTGCCTTATGCTAGCGGAAAGAGCATGAACAACTGGCTGCTATCCTCTGGCAGAGCGGAAGCCACCATGCAGGAACTTGTGAGACAGGGTGTATCGATAGACCGGATGGCTCGGATCGAGGGTGTTGCGGATACAGAACCCTATAATCCTCAAGATCGTATGGACGACCGAAACAGACGCATTTCGATAACGATGAAGACAAGCTGA
- the flgK gene encoding flagellar hook-associated protein FlgK, translated as MSDLLSIGRSALLVNNRALEIVGSNVANAENPDYVRRTLSVGDTTIDGSTNPIYRNFTGTGGVAINGIVRASDQFLEAATRQTGANRVQTDVLVQWLDQGEIALANNQSDVGSQLTQVFASAEELSAVPFEPALRSQFLGDIQSTVSRFNQTASNLSATKTLIDGAATQEVTELNAALDELAAINEKLRPTRSGTAQNTALLDQRDAALTVITEKLDVDISFQDNGLVDISRNGTSLVTFDNASPITFVANPGAGFDIEIGGSVQPSPTNGTLGGLYRAQSDVAAVSTNLDALAVQFADELNTWQANGRTDAGAAGAAIVSHGGTAASLTATGLTADDLALAASGGAANGNILALADLRTPTGTEQRYENIVVGQAQNLLSARSESEAATAFDRATRESRDRVSAVDLDREAADLIRLQQAYEASARIIQVARETVQSVLAIF; from the coding sequence ATGTCTGATCTGCTGTCTATCGGGCGCTCAGCCTTGCTCGTGAATAATCGGGCATTGGAAATCGTCGGATCCAACGTCGCCAACGCCGAAAATCCCGATTATGTCCGCCGCACGTTAAGTGTCGGCGACACGACCATCGATGGTTCTACCAATCCTATCTATCGCAATTTCACTGGCACAGGCGGCGTTGCCATCAACGGCATCGTCCGCGCCAGCGATCAGTTTCTTGAAGCCGCCACCCGCCAGACAGGAGCCAACCGAGTCCAGACTGATGTTTTGGTGCAATGGCTGGACCAGGGAGAAATTGCGCTTGCTAACAATCAATCCGATGTTGGCAGCCAGCTCACGCAGGTTTTTGCTAGCGCCGAAGAGCTTTCCGCTGTTCCTTTTGAACCGGCGCTTAGAAGCCAGTTTCTAGGTGACATTCAAAGCACAGTTTCCCGGTTTAACCAAACCGCGTCGAACCTGTCGGCGACGAAGACACTGATAGACGGCGCGGCTACGCAGGAAGTGACAGAGCTGAATGCGGCTTTGGACGAACTTGCCGCCATCAACGAAAAATTGCGGCCCACCCGTTCCGGTACGGCTCAAAATACCGCGTTGCTGGATCAGCGCGACGCGGCGCTCACCGTGATCACGGAAAAGCTTGATGTCGATATTAGTTTTCAGGACAACGGGCTAGTCGACATTTCCCGTAACGGCACCAGTCTGGTTACATTCGACAATGCTAGCCCAATTACATTTGTGGCAAATCCCGGCGCTGGGTTTGATATCGAAATTGGCGGATCAGTCCAGCCATCCCCAACCAACGGTACGCTGGGCGGACTGTATCGCGCACAGTCGGACGTGGCTGCTGTATCTACAAATCTCGATGCTTTGGCTGTTCAATTTGCCGATGAATTAAACACATGGCAGGCCAATGGTCGCACCGATGCGGGCGCAGCTGGAGCAGCAATCGTCTCGCACGGCGGCACCGCAGCCAGCCTCACAGCAACGGGTTTGACAGCAGATGACCTCGCACTGGCAGCATCGGGCGGGGCAGCCAACGGCAATATTCTGGCCTTAGCCGATTTGAGGACGCCGACGGGTACCGAACAGCGCTATGAAAATATCGTTGTCGGGCAGGCGCAGAATTTGCTTTCTGCCCGGAGTGAAAGCGAGGCGGCGACCGCTTTTGACCGGGCAACGAGGGAATCGCGCGACCGTGTTTCAGCAGTGGATTTGGACCGTGAGGCGGCCGACTTGATCCGTCTGCAACAGGCCTATGAGGCATCGGCGCGGATCATTCAGGTCGCCCGTGAAACAGTCCAATCCGTTCTGGCGATTTTTTAA
- the flgF gene encoding flagellar basal-body rod protein FlgF, whose translation MDKIAYTSVNTMQTLMKRQTAIANNMANSNTVGFKADMVSAEAKYLNGPGHDSRALAVERDMQADMKSGSMTQTGRPLDIALEGDAMLAVQTTDGKEAYSRRGDLRIAASGAMVTGDGFPVLGESGPVTVPPSDRVDIGADGTVFVVPQGGDPTQPQEVGRLKLVSMTGSAISKGSDTLFHVADDGQLPADENARVVSGALEESNVNMTAALVDMIETSRAWETQAKLLRSAEELDESSASIMNLPQ comes from the coding sequence ATGGATAAAATTGCCTATACCAGCGTCAATACAATGCAAACGCTGATGAAGCGCCAGACAGCTATCGCCAATAATATGGCGAATTCAAATACCGTCGGTTTCAAAGCCGATATGGTTTCAGCCGAAGCCAAATATTTGAATGGCCCGGGTCATGATAGCCGCGCTCTTGCGGTGGAACGCGATATGCAGGCCGACATGAAAAGCGGCAGCATGACACAAACCGGCAGACCACTGGATATTGCCTTGGAAGGCGATGCGATGCTCGCGGTTCAGACAACGGATGGCAAGGAAGCCTATTCGCGGCGCGGTGATTTAAGGATCGCTGCATCCGGAGCAATGGTAACAGGTGATGGTTTTCCGGTCCTAGGTGAAAGCGGGCCGGTTACCGTACCACCCTCGGATCGCGTCGACATCGGCGCAGATGGAACAGTGTTTGTCGTTCCGCAAGGCGGTGACCCCACACAGCCACAGGAGGTGGGCAGGTTAAAGCTGGTCAGTATGACCGGTAGTGCCATTTCCAAGGGCTCCGACACTTTATTCCATGTTGCTGATGACGGACAACTACCAGCCGATGAAAATGCGCGCGTTGTCTCGGGCGCTTTGGAAGAATCCAACGTGAACATGACCGCTGCGCTGGTTGATATGATCGAAACCAGCCGCGCCTGGGAAACACAGGCCAAATTACTGAGATCAGCGGAAGAGCTGGACGAAAGCAGTGCCAGCATCATGAATCTGCCGCAGTGA
- a CDS encoding MotA/TolQ/ExbB proton channel family protein, protein MSDIISANIGKFFDPLTLAMVLSSVLVMAWIQNGRTSLWVSFAALLNCGRDPFAESGENATFMCRRIDFALRENGLVGLERVTSEDPFVRRLIAQLLNGKDAKTFEEWAHLEAYIVQKKQTMAATYWSSVSDIAPAIGLMGTVIGLIQLFATGIDPLKMGPAMSFTLLTSLYGLFIANIVAYPIYVRLQARAEILNAYRAAVVQHTVAIAKRELLTIGPVHFSPAQPLRATG, encoded by the coding sequence GTGAGCGATATTATCTCTGCCAATATTGGAAAATTTTTTGATCCACTTACATTGGCCATGGTGCTAAGCAGCGTGCTTGTTATGGCCTGGATTCAAAATGGCCGGACATCACTTTGGGTTTCTTTTGCAGCTCTGTTAAATTGCGGACGGGATCCGTTTGCTGAAAGCGGGGAGAACGCGACTTTCATGTGTCGCCGGATTGACTTTGCTCTGCGTGAAAATGGGCTTGTCGGGCTGGAGCGCGTTACCAGCGAAGATCCGTTTGTCCGCCGTTTGATCGCACAATTGCTGAATGGCAAGGACGCGAAGACGTTCGAAGAATGGGCGCATCTCGAGGCATATATAGTCCAAAAGAAACAAACTATGGCGGCGACCTACTGGAGCTCGGTGTCTGATATCGCACCAGCGATTGGACTAATGGGCACAGTCATAGGATTGATTCAGCTTTTCGCGACGGGGATTGACCCTCTGAAAATGGGCCCTGCGATGAGCTTTACGCTGCTCACTAGTCTCTACGGACTATTTATCGCCAATATCGTCGCATATCCGATCTATGTCCGGTTGCAAGCAAGAGCAGAGATATTAAACGCCTACCGTGCCGCGGTCGTGCAACATACAGTCGCGATTGCCAAACGGGAGTTGCTGACTATAGGTCCAGTCCACTTTTCGCCAGCGCAGCCGCTTCGGGCGACAGGGTGA
- the flgG gene encoding flagellar basal-body rod protein FlgG, producing MSNAALQVARTGLDAQNTKMRVIANNLANVNTTGFKRDRADFATLSYQNIVTPGAPSDAQNRFASGLQLGTGVRLSGIGKIDTQGTLQNTENAFDLAIEGGGFFQVERPDGSTGYTRAGNFNLTAEGNVVTSDGLPLIPAIQVPQGATAVTIGNNGTVSASLAGQSEISELGQIELANFTNPAGLLSVGNNILTETAASGPAQVGEAGAEGRGNIRQGSLEQSNVNIVEELVNMIETQRAYEVNSKMISATDEMLQFVNQQI from the coding sequence ATGAGCAATGCTGCCTTACAAGTCGCGCGCACCGGACTAGATGCGCAAAACACAAAGATGCGCGTGATCGCCAACAACCTGGCGAACGTCAATACCACGGGATTCAAGCGCGATCGCGCCGATTTCGCGACATTATCTTATCAGAATATCGTGACACCCGGAGCACCGTCTGATGCGCAAAACCGCTTTGCTAGCGGTTTGCAACTCGGCACGGGTGTACGATTGTCCGGGATCGGTAAAATCGATACCCAAGGTACATTGCAAAATACTGAAAATGCTTTTGATTTGGCTATTGAAGGCGGCGGCTTTTTTCAGGTTGAACGTCCCGATGGGTCTACCGGATATACCCGTGCAGGGAATTTCAACCTGACCGCGGAAGGCAATGTCGTAACCAGTGATGGCTTGCCACTAATACCGGCCATTCAGGTACCGCAGGGCGCAACAGCTGTGACTATCGGTAATAATGGAACGGTCAGTGCATCACTGGCCGGGCAATCCGAAATCAGTGAATTGGGTCAGATTGAACTCGCCAATTTCACAAATCCTGCTGGATTGCTGTCAGTTGGCAATAATATTCTGACCGAAACCGCTGCCAGCGGACCTGCCCAGGTGGGTGAAGCTGGCGCGGAAGGACGTGGCAACATCCGTCAAGGGTCCCTTGAACAGTCCAATGTGAACATCGTTGAAGAACTGGTGAACATGATCGAGACCCAGCGCGCCTATGAGGTCAATTCCAAAATGATCTCGGCCACCGACGAAATGCTGCAATTTGTGAACCAGCAAATCTAA
- a CDS encoding flagellar hook-basal body complex protein: MSFFTSLSGLKAAQTDLNVISNNVANTNSTGFKKSRAQFGDLFAASPTQTTKTVAGQGVRLSGITQQFTQGTLQATDKTLDLAIAGDGFFAVRGQPPRQDLSFTRNGAFSVNSAREVTDTIGSKVQLLPVDASGVATSTSVADMFDFILPDEDPGDPGSLLTNISINGEGVVAATFSNGNQINLGAVAMASFSAIEGLRPIGDAHWQATGDSGPAQVNQAANGPLGQVRSGTLELANVDITEELVSLIAAQRNFQANAQAIETANTLSQTVINLQV, from the coding sequence ATGTCATTCTTTACATCCCTCAGCGGCCTGAAGGCTGCGCAAACCGACTTGAATGTGATTTCGAATAACGTCGCCAACACCAACTCCACCGGCTTTAAGAAAAGCCGCGCGCAATTTGGTGATCTATTCGCGGCCTCCCCGACACAGACGACCAAGACTGTCGCGGGTCAAGGCGTCCGTCTAAGCGGTATCACGCAACAATTTACCCAAGGTACATTGCAGGCCACTGACAAAACGCTGGATCTTGCCATCGCAGGTGACGGATTTTTCGCGGTCCGTGGTCAACCGCCGCGCCAGGATCTCAGCTTCACGCGCAACGGCGCATTTTCAGTAAATAGTGCGCGTGAAGTGACTGACACCATCGGCAGCAAGGTGCAACTTCTGCCTGTTGATGCGTCCGGCGTGGCTACATCGACGAGCGTAGCGGATATGTTCGATTTCATCTTGCCTGATGAAGATCCGGGTGATCCGGGATCCCTGCTCACCAATATTTCAATTAACGGTGAAGGCGTGGTCGCGGCAACCTTTTCCAATGGCAATCAGATTAACCTTGGTGCTGTTGCCATGGCCAGCTTCTCGGCCATCGAAGGTCTACGGCCAATCGGTGATGCCCACTGGCAAGCCACCGGCGATTCCGGCCCCGCACAGGTGAACCAGGCCGCCAACGGTCCGCTCGGTCAAGTTCGGTCCGGTACGCTGGAACTGGCCAATGTCGATATTACCGAAGAACTGGTGTCCCTGATCGCCGCACAGCGCAACTTCCAAGCCAATGCGCAGGCTATTGAGACCGCCAATACACTCAGTCAGACCGTGATTAACCTTCAGGTCTAG
- the motA gene encoding flagellar motor stator protein MotA: MFAGIGIVVLLVMVFGVFMISGGDLGVVAAALPVEMGIIGGAAVGALIIGNSSGQLKALMGGFAKVFKGPTYVKQDFMDCILLVSKLTKILKSEGPVALEPHIEDPKASPIFSEYPKLLKDDTLIHLIADSLRLVVVSSGTLDPHAVEDVMDQAIKTHHHEAIAPADNLQNLADALPALGIVAAVLGIIKVMGSIDKPPTILGGMIGSALVGTFLGVLLAYGLVGPMANRARSVIESDASIYHVAKQLIIASLHGHPQPLIIEAARTSLQHANQPSFSDVFDAIRAK, encoded by the coding sequence ATGTTCGCTGGAATTGGTATTGTTGTCCTGCTCGTCATGGTGTTTGGCGTGTTTATGATTTCCGGCGGTGATCTGGGCGTTGTTGCAGCTGCTCTGCCTGTTGAAATGGGTATCATCGGCGGAGCAGCCGTCGGCGCGCTGATCATCGGCAATAGCAGTGGGCAGCTCAAAGCGTTGATGGGCGGTTTTGCAAAAGTCTTTAAAGGTCCAACCTACGTCAAACAGGACTTCATGGACTGCATATTGCTAGTTTCCAAACTGACAAAAATCCTCAAAAGCGAGGGTCCGGTTGCCTTGGAACCGCATATCGAAGATCCGAAAGCATCCCCGATATTCAGCGAGTATCCAAAGCTATTGAAGGACGATACACTGATCCATCTTATCGCTGATAGTCTGAGGCTCGTGGTTGTTTCCTCAGGCACGCTCGATCCGCACGCGGTCGAAGATGTTATGGATCAAGCGATCAAAACGCACCATCACGAAGCGATCGCACCGGCTGACAATCTGCAAAATTTGGCTGATGCCCTGCCCGCTTTGGGTATTGTTGCTGCTGTTCTGGGTATTATCAAAGTTATGGGCTCCATCGACAAGCCACCAACAATATTGGGTGGGATGATCGGCTCCGCGCTTGTTGGAACATTCTTGGGTGTTTTGCTTGCTTATGGCCTTGTTGGCCCAATGGCCAATCGTGCGCGTTCCGTGATTGAAAGCGATGCAAGTATTTATCATGTCGCCAAACAGCTGATCATTGCCAGCCTACACGGCCATCCCCAGCCGCTCATTATTGAAGCTGCGCGGACGAGTCTGCAGCATGCAAACCAGCCAAGTTTTTCTGACGTTTTTGACGCCATAAGGGCGAAATAA
- the flgB gene encoding flagellar basal body rod protein FlgB produces MPSLDQVFALNGGALQLRSQRLNMLASNIANASTPGYKAKDLDFDRAMQQAQNGSSIENSMSDHTGFRVPLQPSLDGNTVELSVEQALFAENAIQYRTTLSFLQGQVSTMKRALKGE; encoded by the coding sequence ATGCCGAGTTTAGACCAAGTATTCGCATTAAATGGTGGAGCACTTCAGTTGCGCTCGCAGCGCCTGAATATGCTTGCGTCCAACATCGCCAATGCCTCCACCCCTGGATATAAGGCAAAGGATCTCGATTTTGATCGCGCGATGCAACAAGCCCAGAATGGCAGCTCGATAGAAAATTCTATGAGCGATCATACTGGTTTCCGCGTTCCGCTGCAGCCGTCCCTTGATGGAAACACTGTCGAATTGTCAGTCGAGCAGGCTTTGTTCGCGGAAAACGCCATTCAGTATCGCACGACACTCTCATTTCTGCAGGGTCAGGTTTCCACAATGAAACGCGCCTTGAAAGGAGAATGA
- a CDS encoding rod-binding protein, producing the protein MNITHNTGGIAPQSLANPVSDAANGSKTPLETMAADFEAIFVRQMLSTMRASSLGEGLFDGQGTEEFRDMQDSMLAKDMADKGVFGVAELLSRHVQNSSGGEE; encoded by the coding sequence ATGAACATTACTCACAACACAGGCGGTATTGCGCCGCAGTCCCTGGCAAATCCAGTAAGCGATGCTGCGAACGGCTCGAAAACCCCACTCGAAACGATGGCGGCCGATTTCGAAGCGATTTTTGTCCGGCAGATGCTCTCGACCATGCGCGCTTCGTCCCTCGGCGAAGGCTTGTTCGATGGCCAAGGAACGGAAGAATTCCGGGATATGCAGGATTCCATGCTCGCCAAGGATATGGCGGATAAAGGCGTGTTCGGCGTCGCCGAACTCTTGAGCCGCCATGTGCAAAATAGCAGTGGTGGAGAAGAATAA
- a CDS encoding flagellar hook assembly protein FlgD gives MNIAPQVFENNSSNIAGLTAAQPANATGGGALDQDSFLRLMTTQLKFQDPFDPLDNQAMVAQLAQFSSVAGISEMNQSLTDIASMLGDNRLSDAKEWIGHSVLVPGNFTVANSDGEYSGEFELNQPTENLSIDLLNDAGEIVMFAELGQQEAGPIQFNFDSKNTAGEPNDLGRLRVRVNGGSVSDLATWVPVASVKTSESSGPPILVTPIGNVLPSEALRIG, from the coding sequence ATGAATATCGCACCACAAGTCTTTGAAAATAATAGTTCAAATATTGCTGGTCTCACCGCTGCGCAGCCAGCGAACGCCACCGGCGGCGGCGCGCTTGATCAGGATTCCTTTTTGCGGCTGATGACCACGCAGTTGAAGTTTCAGGACCCTTTTGATCCACTGGACAATCAGGCAATGGTTGCGCAGCTCGCGCAATTCTCCAGCGTCGCTGGCATATCTGAGATGAACCAGTCACTTACCGACATTGCTTCCATGTTGGGTGACAATCGTTTGTCCGATGCCAAAGAATGGATTGGCCATTCTGTATTGGTACCGGGTAATTTTACCGTCGCAAATAGTGACGGTGAATATTCCGGAGAGTTTGAACTAAACCAGCCAACGGAAAATCTTTCAATTGATCTTCTTAATGATGCTGGTGAAATCGTAATGTTTGCTGAATTGGGGCAGCAAGAAGCCGGCCCCATCCAGTTCAACTTTGACAGCAAAAATACGGCGGGCGAGCCCAATGATTTGGGAAGATTGCGCGTTCGTGTGAACGGCGGTTCGGTCTCTGACCTCGCCACATGGGTTCCGGTCGCATCGGTTAAAACGTCAGAATCGAGCGGCCCGCCAATCTTGGTGACGCCGATTGGTAATGTGCTGCCATCCGAAGCCCTTCGTATCGGATAA
- the flgC gene encoding flagellar basal body rod protein FlgC, whose protein sequence is MTMSGSMNVFDVSARAMSAQMVRLNTTASNLANARTDYASKDEAYRAMRPVFRAVMDDNMATVDVERVVQSDLEPQKRYDPSNPLADKEGFVWEAAVDETAELIDMLETARNYKNNVQVLQTAKSLILETVRNQ, encoded by the coding sequence ATGACGATGAGTGGTAGCATGAATGTTTTCGATGTCTCGGCGCGCGCCATGTCGGCCCAGATGGTGCGGCTCAATACAACCGCATCCAATCTGGCCAACGCCCGCACCGACTATGCGAGCAAGGATGAAGCTTATCGCGCCATGCGTCCGGTATTCCGGGCGGTGATGGACGACAATATGGCAACGGTCGACGTAGAGCGCGTGGTCCAGTCCGATCTGGAACCCCAAAAGCGTTATGATCCGTCCAATCCACTGGCAGATAAAGAAGGTTTCGTCTGGGAAGCGGCCGTGGATGAAACGGCAGAGCTGATCGACATGCTCGAAACCGCACGAAATTACAAAAATAACGTCCAAGTTTTGCAGACCGCAAAATCATTAATTTTAGAAACGGTAAGGAACCAATAA
- a CDS encoding flagellar basal body P-ring protein FlgI — translation MTLSPTPSRIIHLFAALAITLLIAIQPAQAERIKDLGHFDGIRTNQLVGYGVVVGLAGTGDDSLEYATLGVKGMTSRFGLALPPGLNPATKNAAAVMVTAEMPAFAKPGQRMDVTVSALGKAKSLRGGTLILMPLYGADQQIYAMAQGNLAVGGLGISAADGSRLTVNIPSVGRISGGATIERTVATGFESQPFLSFNLTDADLTTSLRVAEAINEAVGTDMAIASDAVTVRIVAPVGAQERVMLMGKIENLIVKPAEARARIIVNARTGTVVINGAVRLGPAAVSHGSLTVRVEENPTVIQPAPFSRGRTATEPNSDIALEDNGAPAFEIGRRASLSEIVETINSIGVSPSDLTAILEGLKQAGALKAELIII, via the coding sequence ATGACCCTATCCCCGACACCATCCCGCATCATTCATCTGTTTGCTGCTTTGGCGATCACATTGTTGATTGCCATCCAACCCGCACAAGCAGAGCGGATCAAAGATCTTGGCCATTTTGATGGGATCCGGACCAACCAGCTGGTTGGTTATGGCGTTGTGGTAGGGCTTGCCGGAACCGGTGATGACAGTCTGGAATATGCAACATTAGGCGTCAAAGGCATGACCAGCCGCTTTGGTTTGGCTCTACCGCCCGGCCTCAATCCGGCAACAAAAAATGCGGCCGCCGTCATGGTAACCGCCGAAATGCCGGCCTTTGCAAAACCGGGCCAAAGAATGGATGTTACTGTATCAGCGCTAGGCAAAGCCAAATCGTTACGCGGCGGGACATTAATATTGATGCCGCTCTACGGCGCTGATCAACAGATCTATGCAATGGCCCAAGGCAATTTAGCAGTTGGCGGCCTTGGCATTTCTGCAGCTGACGGGTCGAGGCTGACGGTCAATATTCCTTCGGTCGGCCGGATCTCTGGTGGTGCCACTATTGAAAGAACCGTTGCCACTGGTTTCGAGAGCCAACCATTTCTGAGTTTCAATTTGACGGATGCGGATCTCACCACTTCTTTGCGGGTGGCTGAAGCGATTAATGAAGCTGTCGGCACCGATATGGCCATCGCTTCCGATGCCGTTACCGTGCGTATTGTTGCACCCGTCGGCGCGCAGGAGCGGGTCATGCTCATGGGCAAGATCGAAAATCTGATCGTAAAACCGGCTGAAGCCCGCGCCCGGATCATCGTCAATGCCAGAACCGGAACAGTCGTCATTAACGGCGCGGTGCGCTTAGGCCCTGCGGCGGTGAGTCACGGAAGTCTAACGGTGCGTGTCGAGGAAAATCCGACGGTTATACAACCTGCACCCTTTAGCCGTGGACGAACCGCAACCGAACCCAATAGCGATATCGCCTTGGAAGATAATGGAGCCCCGGCTTTTGAGATTGGGCGGCGCGCTTCTTTGTCAGAAATTGTCGAGACTATTAATTCCATCGGCGTTTCACCGTCTGATCTAACAGCGATACTTGAAGGATTGAAGCAAGCAGGGGCGTTGAAAGCGGAGTTGATCATCATATGA